The Sorangiineae bacterium MSr11367 genome window below encodes:
- a CDS encoding MarR family transcriptional regulator has translation MKRSQAAAASASPSDARKDIDELLKTLIYLYTENRRVMKALAARASLTGPQLTVVKMLEHMGDLSLSELSDAIRAQNSTVTGIVDRMEREGIVERVRSTDDRRVVRIHLTEKGNKLASEIPIEPIGIFESALEALSPQELRDALKVAGKVTARIKAIIKRDFPDLGDPKE, from the coding sequence ATGAAACGATCCCAGGCCGCCGCCGCGAGCGCTTCCCCGTCCGATGCACGAAAAGACATCGACGAACTCCTGAAGACGCTCATCTACCTCTACACCGAAAACCGGCGCGTCATGAAGGCTCTCGCCGCGCGGGCGAGTCTGACGGGGCCGCAGCTCACCGTGGTGAAGATGCTCGAGCACATGGGCGATCTTTCCCTGTCGGAGCTTTCCGATGCCATCCGCGCCCAAAACAGCACGGTCACGGGCATCGTCGATCGGATGGAACGCGAGGGCATCGTCGAACGCGTCCGCTCCACCGACGACCGCCGTGTGGTGCGCATCCACCTCACCGAGAAGGGGAACAAGCTGGCCAGCGAGATCCCCATCGAGCCCATCGGCATCTTCGAGAGCGCGCTCGAAGCGCTCAGCCCTCAAGAGCTGCGCGATGCCCTCAAAGTCGCCGGCAAGGTCACCGCGCGCATCAAAGCGATCATCAAGCGAGACTTCCCCGACCTGGGTGATCCCAAGGAGTGA
- a CDS encoding DUF177 domain-containing protein produces MRPWKIPPPFVMAELQRHPEFRVPTSELDVAGKDYDFPVRASWVRGLLEGNEATPAGDDGRLEVRLSKSGSDVVVYGRLRFELTAPCARCLEPSRIPVDEKLSLLMVPASRNKAPDAEEYEFTPEEADVVPFDGDNVILDDVVRDELVLQIPMIPLCSEDCPGMSAPGVSGASPTEDTKESLDPRLLPLLRFKNLKKE; encoded by the coding sequence ATGCGGCCGTGGAAGATTCCCCCGCCCTTCGTCATGGCCGAACTTCAGCGTCACCCCGAATTCCGAGTCCCGACTTCCGAACTCGATGTTGCCGGCAAGGATTACGACTTCCCGGTGCGGGCAAGCTGGGTGCGCGGTTTGCTCGAAGGAAACGAGGCGACACCGGCGGGCGACGATGGGCGCCTCGAGGTGCGTCTCTCGAAAAGCGGCAGCGACGTGGTCGTCTACGGCCGTCTCCGGTTCGAGCTGACCGCCCCGTGCGCGCGCTGCCTGGAGCCGTCCCGCATCCCGGTCGACGAGAAGCTCAGCCTCCTGATGGTGCCCGCCAGCCGGAACAAAGCCCCCGACGCCGAAGAGTACGAGTTCACGCCCGAAGAGGCGGATGTCGTGCCTTTCGACGGGGACAATGTCATCCTGGACGACGTCGTCCGGGATGAGCTCGTTTTGCAAATCCCGATGATCCCCTTGTGTTCCGAGGACTGCCCGGGTATGAGCGCCCCTGGTGTTTCCGGCGCGAGCCCTACCGAGGACACCAAGGAATCGTTGGACCCGCGCCTTTTGCCTTTGCTGCGTTTCAAGAATCTCAAGAAGGAGTAG
- the rpmF gene encoding 50S ribosomal protein L32, whose protein sequence is MAVPKRRTSRSKRNMRRANHDKVTAIQLIACSNCGEPSVPHRACGACGFYAGRQVTAVAKKAD, encoded by the coding sequence GTGGCCGTCCCCAAACGCCGTACCAGCCGATCCAAGCGCAACATGCGCCGCGCCAATCACGATAAAGTCACGGCAATCCAGCTCATTGCCTGCTCCAACTGCGGCGAGCCGAGCGTCCCGCACCGCGCCTGCGGAGCGTGTGGCTTCTACGCCGGACGCCAGGTGACCGCGGTCGCCAAAAAAGCCGACTGA
- a CDS encoding 3-keto-5-aminohexanoate cleavage protein — MTRRDPDLCVITCAVTGVLANRKQCPAIPYTPVEIAEEVKRAYDAGASVVHIHARNDDGSPTFSPATFAAIKREIRERCPILLNFSTGTIFDDVSEQCAYIRESRPEIAALNMGTMNYSKYSEKRKEFAFDMVFSNTYQKIIKLLTAMNESGVKPELECFDTGHTQGIAPLLDMGVLRPPLQFSFIVNVLGGIPPLVESLQLQTRIMPPGSEWEVIGISRCQWKMMAAALVLGGNVRAGLEDNLYLPNGDMARSNGDLIEVAARLVRDVGRKVATVDEAKAILGL; from the coding sequence ATGACCCGCCGCGATCCGGATCTCTGCGTCATCACCTGCGCCGTGACGGGCGTGCTGGCCAATCGCAAACAGTGTCCGGCCATCCCGTACACGCCGGTGGAGATCGCCGAGGAGGTCAAGCGTGCCTACGACGCCGGCGCCTCGGTGGTGCACATCCACGCGCGCAACGACGATGGCTCGCCCACCTTCAGCCCGGCCACGTTCGCGGCCATCAAGCGCGAGATCCGCGAGCGCTGTCCCATCTTGCTCAATTTCTCGACGGGCACCATCTTCGACGATGTCTCCGAACAATGCGCCTACATCCGGGAGAGCCGTCCCGAGATTGCCGCATTGAACATGGGGACGATGAATTATTCGAAGTATTCGGAAAAGCGAAAAGAGTTCGCCTTCGATATGGTGTTTTCGAATACGTATCAAAAGATCATCAAATTACTGACCGCGATGAACGAGAGCGGCGTCAAACCGGAGCTCGAGTGTTTCGATACCGGCCACACGCAGGGCATTGCGCCGCTTTTGGACATGGGCGTGCTCCGGCCGCCGCTGCAGTTTTCCTTCATCGTCAATGTTTTGGGCGGCATTCCGCCGTTGGTCGAAAGTCTGCAATTGCAGACGCGCATCATGCCGCCGGGCAGCGAGTGGGAAGTCATTGGCATCAGTCGTTGCCAATGGAAGATGATGGCCGCGGCCCTGGTTCTCGGGGGCAATGTGCGCGCGGGATTGGAGGACAATCTGTACTTGCCCAATGGCGATATGGCCCGCTCGAACGGCGACTTGATCGAGGTGGCCGCACGCCTGGTGCGCGATGTCGGTCGAAAGGTCGCGACCGTGGACGAAGCGAAGGCGATTCTGGGGCTTTAG
- a CDS encoding serine/threonine protein kinase — MPENPVRLLGRYALHGEIAVGGMATVHFGRLHGAIGFSRTVAIKRLHKQYARDPDFVSMFLDEARLAARIRHPNVVPTLDVVATEGELFVVMEYVHGESLSRLIRQETQKGQAIPPAIVGSILSGTLQGLHAAHEARDERGQPLSIVHRDVSPQNILVGSDGVARVLDFGVAKAAGRIHTTQQGQIKGKLPYMAPEQLSSESELTRQVDVYAAAVCLWEALTGRRLFSGDNEGIVLARVLTSEVEPPSRYARDVSPELDDVVLRGLARDLGQRFATAREMAIALERALGRVASAAEIADWMEGAAGVVLAARHRAVAAMEQQTPITGPVSTEQVLHEISSMRKAPETRPTAEMGVPSAPAPVEMPSEPETAPSAISAYSQAFSEFSPGAERRRRAIVVAALVGFAGLLVVLFGVAIWASRKDETREELRVGPTVTAEPTTTTVASAPPSPSATPSTPTTSTSTSEVPKAVGKPMGKPKKNCDPPYSIDANGRKRFKAECL, encoded by the coding sequence GTGCCCGAAAATCCAGTGCGACTGCTCGGTCGCTATGCGTTGCACGGGGAAATCGCCGTCGGTGGCATGGCGACCGTTCACTTTGGGCGCCTCCACGGAGCCATTGGCTTTTCGCGCACCGTGGCCATCAAGCGACTGCACAAACAGTACGCGCGCGATCCGGACTTCGTGTCGATGTTCCTCGACGAGGCCCGGCTGGCGGCGCGCATTCGCCACCCCAACGTGGTGCCGACGCTCGACGTGGTGGCCACCGAGGGTGAGCTCTTCGTCGTCATGGAGTACGTGCACGGCGAGTCGCTGTCGCGGTTGATTCGGCAAGAGACGCAGAAGGGCCAGGCCATTCCGCCGGCCATCGTGGGGAGCATTCTATCGGGCACGCTGCAGGGTCTGCACGCGGCCCACGAAGCACGCGACGAGCGCGGGCAGCCCCTGTCGATCGTGCACCGGGACGTGTCGCCGCAGAACATCCTGGTGGGCTCCGATGGGGTGGCGCGGGTGCTGGACTTCGGCGTGGCCAAGGCCGCGGGGCGGATTCACACGACGCAGCAAGGGCAGATCAAGGGCAAGCTGCCCTACATGGCGCCCGAGCAGCTCTCGTCGGAATCGGAGCTCACGCGGCAGGTGGACGTGTACGCGGCCGCGGTGTGCCTCTGGGAGGCGCTGACCGGGCGACGACTTTTCTCGGGCGACAACGAGGGCATCGTGCTGGCGAGGGTGCTCACGAGCGAGGTGGAACCGCCGAGCCGCTACGCGCGGGACGTGAGCCCCGAGTTGGACGACGTGGTGCTACGCGGGCTGGCGCGAGACCTGGGCCAGCGCTTTGCGACCGCGCGGGAAATGGCCATTGCGCTGGAGCGGGCACTGGGTCGCGTGGCGAGTGCCGCGGAGATTGCCGACTGGATGGAGGGGGCGGCCGGAGTGGTGCTGGCCGCCCGCCATCGAGCTGTGGCTGCGATGGAGCAGCAGACGCCGATCACGGGGCCGGTGAGCACCGAGCAGGTGCTGCACGAGATTTCGTCGATGCGGAAGGCGCCGGAGACGAGACCGACGGCCGAGATGGGTGTTCCGAGCGCTCCTGCGCCGGTGGAGATGCCTTCGGAGCCCGAGACGGCACCGTCGGCCATTTCGGCGTACTCGCAGGCGTTCTCGGAGTTCTCGCCGGGCGCCGAGCGGCGGCGGCGCGCGATCGTGGTGGCGGCGCTGGTGGGATTTGCCGGGCTGTTGGTGGTGTTGTTCGGGGTGGCGATTTGGGCTTCGCGAAAGGACGAGACGCGCGAGGAGCTCCGCGTGGGGCCGACGGTGACGGCGGAGCCGACAACGACGACCGTGGCGTCTGCGCCGCCGTCGCCGTCGGCGACCCCGTCCACGCCGACCACGTCGACGTCGACGTCCGAGGTGCCGAAGGCCGTGGGAAAGCCGATGGGAAAACCCAAGAAGAACTGTGATCCGCCCTATTCGATTGATGCGAATGGTCGGAAGCGGTTCAAGGCAGAGTGCCTGTGA
- the fabD gene encoding ACP S-malonyltransferase translates to MSVKTAWFFPGQGSQAVGMAKETLLASAAARGVWDRVDRELGPELRTIVMEGPEDTLTLTANAQPAIVTTSLAVLAALRERFPDLPTPALAAGHSLGEYSALASAGALSVEDAARLVRARGLAMQEAVPAGVGAMAAIMALDATVVTELCAEAEQASPAGEVVRPANFNSPGQVVIAGHADAVKRAIDIAGSRGGKSKLLNVSAPFHSPLMEPAARALEARLAEVTISPLAFPIVTNVEARPNQDPARVKELLVKQVDGTVRWEETVRFMHEQGITRALEIGPGKALAGLSKRIAKDLKVLSVCDPASFDEIPAFLS, encoded by the coding sequence ATGTCGGTAAAGACGGCATGGTTTTTCCCCGGTCAAGGCTCGCAAGCGGTCGGTATGGCCAAGGAGACCCTCCTTGCGTCAGCGGCCGCGCGTGGCGTCTGGGATCGGGTCGATCGCGAACTCGGGCCTGAACTCCGCACGATCGTGATGGAGGGCCCCGAGGACACGCTCACCCTCACCGCGAACGCGCAACCGGCCATCGTCACGACGAGCCTCGCCGTGTTGGCCGCCTTGCGCGAGCGCTTCCCCGACCTTCCCACCCCCGCGCTTGCCGCCGGTCACTCGCTCGGCGAGTACTCGGCGCTTGCGTCGGCGGGAGCCCTGTCCGTGGAGGACGCGGCTCGCTTGGTGCGCGCACGCGGCCTGGCGATGCAGGAGGCCGTGCCCGCCGGCGTCGGCGCGATGGCGGCCATCATGGCCCTCGATGCGACCGTCGTCACCGAGTTGTGCGCAGAGGCGGAGCAAGCCTCGCCCGCCGGTGAGGTGGTACGTCCGGCGAACTTCAACTCGCCCGGCCAAGTGGTCATTGCGGGCCACGCCGACGCGGTCAAGCGCGCGATCGACATCGCCGGAAGCCGCGGTGGAAAGAGCAAACTGCTCAACGTGAGCGCGCCCTTCCACTCTCCGCTCATGGAGCCTGCGGCCCGTGCTCTGGAAGCCCGGCTCGCCGAGGTGACCATTTCTCCCCTCGCCTTCCCCATCGTGACCAATGTCGAGGCACGCCCGAATCAAGATCCGGCGCGCGTCAAAGAGCTGTTGGTCAAACAGGTGGATGGCACCGTGCGTTGGGAGGAAACCGTTCGATTCATGCATGAGCAGGGAATCACCCGCGCCCTGGAAATCGGACCTGGAAAAGCACTCGCAGGGTTGAGCAAGCGCATTGCGAAGGACCTCAAAGTGTTGAGCGTCTGCGATCCCGCGTCGTTCGATGAGATTCCGGCGTTCCTTTCGTAG
- a CDS encoding beta-ketoacyl synthase: MSSPRSSDRPSRRRIGIYGVGVVAPGGRNVQAFEALLQRGATALGPTTRREFGNGLFAVGEPDFSFDDYAAWIAERHGEAYVTRLRAKMANNVQFAVGATIQALQCDPNLERLVREVDDGCHVYVGSGVGDLPESYRAAASLERATRAWNHFWAQPEHCAARKQFDANGAVPTGSEAPPPNPTTFPVDSDARFEARKAWDAYWAARSEVLDTFLKRFAAIEKLDADDENQDKAHMSAMRKRSRAHRALVTEFGCPPPPWTEVSPNLIWNIQNGPAAQITMLLDVHGAAFAPVGACSTFGVALKCGRDAILRGEAKMAIVGTTDPRPDAALVAAFHTARVMPGIPEVNLPFTSLRGTHVSGGSCIWIIGDAEFCEARDLRPIGGYVEAIALSSDAEHIITPSQSGPKRAIARAYAEAGIEPSDVAVIDLHATGTPGDLNELALIDEYVTDKTRITARKGQLGHGMANSGGWELTELALSLSRGTAFPTGVADHALHPRVQRKGSIVMSETPLEGDIGVKLMLGIGGITACIVMRGARQSAG; this comes from the coding sequence ATGTCATCGCCCCGTTCATCGGATCGTCCTTCCCGCCGTCGCATCGGCATTTATGGCGTTGGCGTGGTTGCGCCGGGGGGCCGCAACGTGCAGGCGTTCGAGGCGCTTCTTCAGCGCGGCGCCACCGCGCTCGGGCCCACGACCCGGCGCGAGTTCGGCAACGGTCTCTTCGCGGTGGGCGAGCCCGATTTTTCGTTCGATGACTATGCGGCGTGGATCGCCGAGCGGCATGGCGAGGCCTACGTGACGCGCCTCCGCGCCAAGATGGCCAACAATGTTCAGTTCGCCGTCGGCGCCACCATCCAAGCGCTCCAGTGCGATCCGAATTTGGAGCGCCTCGTGCGCGAGGTCGACGACGGATGCCACGTCTACGTCGGCTCCGGCGTGGGTGATCTGCCCGAGAGCTACCGGGCTGCCGCGTCGCTCGAGCGTGCGACCCGCGCGTGGAATCATTTCTGGGCGCAACCCGAACATTGTGCGGCGCGCAAACAATTCGATGCAAACGGCGCCGTTCCTACGGGCTCCGAAGCCCCGCCGCCGAACCCGACGACGTTCCCCGTCGACAGCGATGCACGCTTCGAGGCGCGCAAGGCGTGGGATGCGTATTGGGCCGCGCGTTCCGAGGTGCTGGACACCTTCTTGAAGCGGTTCGCGGCCATCGAGAAGCTCGACGCGGACGACGAGAACCAGGACAAGGCGCACATGAGCGCGATGCGCAAGCGGTCGCGCGCACACCGAGCGCTCGTCACGGAGTTCGGCTGCCCTCCCCCGCCGTGGACCGAGGTGAGCCCCAACCTGATTTGGAACATTCAAAACGGCCCCGCCGCGCAGATCACCATGCTGCTCGACGTGCACGGCGCGGCCTTCGCGCCCGTAGGGGCCTGCTCGACGTTCGGCGTCGCCCTCAAGTGCGGGCGCGACGCCATCCTCCGCGGCGAGGCCAAAATGGCCATCGTCGGCACCACCGACCCGCGCCCCGATGCGGCGCTGGTGGCTGCCTTCCACACCGCCCGCGTGATGCCGGGCATTCCCGAGGTGAACCTTCCCTTCACCTCGTTGCGTGGCACCCACGTTTCGGGCGGCTCGTGCATCTGGATCATCGGCGATGCCGAGTTCTGCGAGGCGCGCGATCTGCGCCCCATCGGAGGCTACGTCGAGGCCATCGCGCTCTCGTCCGACGCCGAGCACATCATCACGCCGTCGCAATCGGGCCCCAAGCGCGCCATTGCCCGCGCCTACGCGGAGGCCGGCATCGAGCCGTCGGACGTGGCGGTCATCGACCTGCACGCCACCGGCACGCCGGGCGACTTGAACGAGCTCGCGCTCATCGACGAATACGTCACCGATAAAACCCGCATCACCGCGCGCAAAGGCCAGCTCGGTCATGGCATGGCCAACTCGGGCGGTTGGGAACTCACCGAGCTCGCGCTGAGCCTCTCGCGCGGAACCGCATTCCCCACGGGCGTCGCCGATCACGCCCTGCACCCGCGGGTGCAGCGCAAAGGCTCCATCGTCATGTCGGAGACGCCGCTCGAGGGCGACATCGGCGTGAAGTTGATGCTCGGCATCGGCGGAATCACGGCATGCATCGTCATGCGCGGCGCACGGCAGAGCGCGGGCTAA